cagccggagttgcgctgatccaaagccatgagccaggtgcttcttccagagtgtaggggcccaaggacttgagccatcttctactgctttcccaggccatagcagagagctggattggaagaggggccaccaagactaaaaccggtgcacatatggatgcgatgccagcaccgcaggtggaggattaacctactgcgccatggagccagcccctccAGATTGGTCTTATTTATAACTATCAGTGAATTAGAGTTTCAGACATATTCGATATATAGTATCATTTCTTCTAATAGTTCCGTAGAACCATTTGGCTATCTATTCTCATGTATTTCCTTGATTAACTTTTCTGCACCATGGTTGTTGTTCACACAGtagctgttttgttttattttttttttctttgaagacagTTCTTTCCTTGTAATGTTGTCATTACATGTGGTATATTGCGTGGAATGATGTAGGGATGGGGTAAATGAGAAGTTCCTGTCAGTTCTAGCCCATGTTGTGAGTGTACATGAGCTGGGTGACCCTAAGTAGACCAGGTAATGAACTATGGGGTATGGGGAAAGGCTCATCACTGCCCTTCTTACCTTGATCTGTTCCTGCCCCCCACCAACTCTCTTTGACTTTCTTTCTGATGCCTAAAATTCTCTTAACAGGCAAGGTAGGTCACATAGACAAGAAGTGATTAACTATAGAGACTGCAAGATCTAGTCCCATTTGAGTACAATCTATTTCAAAACAAAGTACAGATAAATGATGCATGGTCTTTTACTCTTGGGCAAGGTGGAAGAACCTAAAGGAGAAGAAATCAGGAGGAAATCCGTCTCCTGAAGGATTAGGAGGTGGCCACAGTGATTGGATGAAGAGGAGAAGGTGCAGAAAAGAGACTGAGACTGAATTACCATTTAATCACTCATTTTATCATTTGGCTTAAACCAGTCTTTTCCTATGTGCCGATCCAGTGGTTTATTTGGTTGCCTACCATTTAGCTCAGTGACTGACAGTAGACATGATGCGAAACAGAAGATGTCCTTGAGTGGATGATAAAGATTTCCCTATGGAAAACCCAGAATACCCCATATGAACCACACTGATTGAGTCTCCTGATACACATTGGGGCCCCAGGGGCTTAGGAGATATTGAAAGCTATTGATCGTTTTATGAAGACTGTAGCCTCACTGGGACTTTTGGCCCTGGACTTCTCGTTACACTAAGGAAAAAACACAGCAGTATTTGTTTCCATTTCAGATTGCACCTTCCATCATCGTGACCTTCTTCCTAACTCCATCTCTGGCCCTGTTGGTGAGTGCAGGTGGAGTGGGTCCAACCCCCTTTAGTCCTCCTTTAGCAAAAGTATTTCAAGGATGATGATCAAGGATGACTTCCCTCAAATTTCTTGTGGGTGCCCGTTAAGCCTGTAAGGTACCGGCAGAGTGCGAATCTGTCTCACTGTCcgcttgcttttctccagaacatcAGTGACAGCCATCCTCTGGCTGGATCTGTCGCGACCCAGATCATCCATGTCAACGCCCTCCAAGGTCTGGTCAGCATCCGAGACAACAATGTTTTGAGTGAATGGGATGGAATCATGGACTACACGAATGTAAGCTAGGAAACCTGTTCATTGTGATGCTAAAGAAAGCCTTGTCTGGTCCAAAATGTAGCTTTATCAGCCTTTCCAGAGACAGAGGGACCCTGTCTACATTTGCCTTCTCTAGGTTGGGCCCTTGAAGGGAGAGCATGTCTCTAGGTAAGAGACCAATTTTCCTATAGATGCACTGATTTCTTTTTGAGCAAAAGATTGGAGGAGAAATTTCTCTGGTCTGTAGGAATCCTGCATCCCTTGGCATTCCTGTAAGGTATGGACTGCTAATGGCACCCCAGCTAACAAAGAGTCCTCATTTTTTGTAACTGGTATGTGCCACAGGGGTGATTTTGTTGGGATTTcagcttttaatatttattcccAAAGAAGaataatgatatattttcatttttggaaCTCTGGCTGCAACTGCCCATCTCTGTAAGTGGTAAGAACTAGGAGAACAGTGCAAGACCAGGAAGGGACCACTgatgcctttggcctggctctctgtgtgcctcagttccCTCTTCTGCAAGACAACATCAATAGCCACCGTTCCTGCCTGGCAGGACTCTCAGGGATTAAGTAGCGTGAAAGCCCACACTGCTCATTCTGGCCCAGAGGGCCCTTTGCCATCCACCCCCTGCTGGTTGCAAGCCCTTCCCCCACCTATGCTCAccacctcccatgcagccacatggGACATCTCAAGAATGACATGGGCATGCTGTAACTTGCACAACATTCCCAAGAGCATCTAGGCTCTCCCTTTACCCTCTTGCCTTCGTGTGAGCCCGTAGGAGAAGGGCTGCTATTCCTGCCTTGTGGAGGCCCCAAGAACCATGACAGTTGCTCAGCCACAGAACAGGACCTCGAAGCGAGCCTTATTATGGAGCTAGCTCCTTACTCCCCCAGTCCTACAGAGGCCCCCCTCTGAGGATTTCTTCCCAGGCCTACCAGTGGGACAGAGCCACAGGGCTCTGTAAGCATTGCCAGTCCTCCTGTTGCCTTTTGCTGTGGTGCCCTGGACAGCATCAGGCTGGGTGCTTTGCATCACAGTCAGAACAGCTGGGTGCCATCCCCTGACTAAATGATGTGTTTTGGTTGTGTTGCTTTAAGACCCTCTTGGCAGCTAAGCTGTTTAGCAAGATGGCCTGCGTCCTGGCCAAGATGGACCAAGCAGTCTTCCCAAGCCTGGCTGATGTTAGCAAGGCCCTGGATCAGCAGGTAAGTGAGAGCAGCTCACTGTGGTCCCCTTCTAGTTTGGAGTTTCCCAATTCTGCATCCAACCACCTGAGACAGTACTGACTTTGTTTATGCTtcttgttattaattttttataatttctatattttatttatttaaaaggcagagataaacaGACAGACatatatctcccatctgctgaatcactccccaaataccctcagcaaccgtttgggccaggccaaagtcaggagtcaagaactcaatccaagtctcccatatgcatggcagggacccaagctcttgagccatcacttgctgtctcccagggtactcATTATCAGGAGGCtaagttgggagcagagccagaactcagacccagaccatctgatatgggatgcaggggtcccgagtggcatcttaaccactgtgcccaatgcCCAACCCCATGCTTGTTCTTAATGCTCATGACATCATACTATCATGCAAAGGATTCCAAGACACGTCCATGGCCCATTCAAGTCAAATCATAATTGAAGCAATGAAAATTCTATGCGATCCTATGCAATTGTCTCATTTTGACATATTCTAGAAGGATATGCGCTCCATGTTAGTGACTGTAAGTTGTTGAGTATAAGTGTTAGAGAGAACCAATAGAGTATTCACGTGCCCCCCTGTAAAGACTGACACATACATCATCTTTAGTTGAAAATAAGTACAAAACTGATGAAGCTCTCTTCCCTTCAGTGTCTTGGATGACATGGGTAGTCTAACAAGCTAAAAATCAACAGGAAGTCCTTGGCAAGTCATTGAAACCTGCTCTCATTAAGTAACCTGAATTAGCACATTTGGGGGGCATTCATGTTGGTGGCATGAGAGTTTAATGACACTTGAGAGAAAAATATACTTTAGGACACACAAGAAACAagcatttatcaatttttttaaagagagaagctGAAAATATCCTACCTGTCTGATTTAACAAGTAAAACCCAAGTGCAACAAATAATTTTCAAACTGTTCTGTATTATTTTTACAGAAGAAAAAGCAATAGTCTGGCCAAATcgtgaagttaaaaaaaaaaaaaaaagtgaaagggaCAGGAAAAGTCACCAGGACATACTGGCTTACAGACAGGTTTCCTGGCGTAATTTCACCACCTTGTGGCCAGTTAGGATATTGCTGATAGAGACACAACTCCAGGGCAAGTTTGGgtttgcagcttttttttttttttttttttttttttttttttttttttctctttcagttcaATCGCTCCCATGTGTTGCTTCCACTGACCTGCGGGCCAGGGTCTGAGGAATCCATCTCTCCCTGACTCACCACTCTGCTGCCTTACCTCTTCCAGGACTTGAAGCATTACCCACCCACCCACGGCCTGACCTACACTGTCTTACCCAGCCGGGTCAAGAACTTAGCCCAGTATGGAGTGGCCATCAGAGACATGTGCAGAGATGTCCCCACCTACTTTGCCCAGCAGCAAAAAGAAGGTGTGTTAGCAATTCATCCGGAAACTTGAGACCATCCATGGACCAAAAGCTGCAGCATGATTGTTTAGGTCACTGGCAAATTTTAATGACCGGGC
The window above is part of the Lepus europaeus isolate LE1 chromosome 13, mLepTim1.pri, whole genome shotgun sequence genome. Proteins encoded here:
- the LOC133772350 gene encoding gastrokine-3-like, with translation MSWVTLSRPGKIAPSIIVTFFLTPSLALLNISDSHPLAGSVATQIIHVNALQGLVSIRDNNVLSEWDGIMDYTNTLLAAKLFSKMACVLAKMDQAVFPSLADVSKALDQQDLKHYPPTHGLTYTVLPSRVKNLAQYGVAIRDMCRDVPTYFAQQQKEGTALAIDPDSCFSLQILLFMGLSICGEIPGL